One Oncorhynchus masou masou isolate Uvic2021 chromosome 18, UVic_Omas_1.1, whole genome shotgun sequence DNA window includes the following coding sequences:
- the LOC135505141 gene encoding phosphatidylcholine:ceramide cholinephosphotransferase 1-like has protein sequence MKKVAQWSTEDVRQWLTNEGMQEYSEAFLHLDGQGLLQLSKADFQTAPLVLVTSDRGRQLLDKLETLRIEHHIEAHKNGHANGHSILTVINEVNGNKPKSNGLINGFHKERVQIHMPEINRSPFPEEWGKTGVACIYAMVCFVCTTIIISVVHERVPPKEATPPLPDKFFDFFDRVDWAFSICEINGMILVGLWLLQLTLLKYRSIVGRRFFFIVGTLYLYRCITMYITTLPVPGMHFKCSPKLFGDWESQMRRVMKMIAGGGLTITGSHHMCGDYLYSGHTVMLTLSYLFIKEYSPKRFWWYHLICWLLCAVGLFCILLAHDHYSIDVVVAYFITTRLFWWYHTMANQQVLKESSQSNFFSRVWWYRIFQYLEQNVTGIVPRNYQMPLSWPPAQWSQVKYSRIDTQFP, from the exons ATGAAGAAAGTGGCCCAGTGGTCAACTGAGGACGTGCGCCAGTGGCTGACCAATGAGGGAATGCAGGAATACTCTGAGGCCTTCCTCCACCTGGACGGCCAGGGCCTCCTGCAGCTCTCCAAGGCGGACTTCCAGACGGCCCCTCTGGTCCTTGTCACCTCGGACAGAGGCAGACAGCTTTTGGACAAGTTGGAGACTCTCAGAatagagcaccacattgaagcacATAAAAATGGGCATGCCAATGGACACTCCATATTGACCGTCATCAATGAGGTAAATGGGAACAAGCCCAAGAGTAACGGTCTGATCAATGGGTTTCACAAGGAACGGGTTCAGATCCACATGCCTGAGATCAACCGCTCTCCGTTCCCTGAAGAGTGGGGGAAGACTGGCGTGGCTTGCATCTACGCCATGGTCTGCTTTGTCTGCACCACCATCATTATCTCTGTGGTCCACGAACGCGTGCCTCCCAAAGAGGCTACTCCGCCCCTGCCAGACAAGTTCTTTGATTTTTTTGACCGAGTAGACTGGGCTTTTTCCATATGCGAAATCAACGGCATGATACTGGTCGGCCTGTGGCTTCTACAGTTGACACTGTTAAAATATAG GTCCATTGTTGGTCGACGTTTCTTCTTCATCGTTGGCACACTGTACCTATACAGGTGTATCACCATGTACATAACCACACTCCCTGTGccaggaatgcatttcaagtGCTCTCCTAAG CTGTTTGGGGACTGGGAGTCCCAAATGCGGCGAGTCATGAAGATGATTGCAGGAGGAGGCCTCACCATCACTGGCTCGCACCACATGTGTGGGGACTACCTTTAcagtggccacacagtcatgctGACACTCAGCTATCTCTTCATTAAAGAAT ACTCTCCAAAACGGTTCTGGTGGTACCATTTGATCTGCTGGCTGCTATGTGCTGTAGGCCTCTTCTGCATTCTCTTGGCTCATGACCACTACTCCATAGATGTGGTGGTGGCTTACTTCATCACCACACGCCTATTCTGGTGGTACCACACCATGGCCAACCAGCAA GTGCTGAAGGAATCATCGCAGAGCAACTTTTTCTCAAGGGTGTGGTGGTACCGAATTTTCCAGTACCTGGAACAGAATGTCACAGGCATCGTCCCTCGGAACTACCAGATGCCGCTGTCATGGCCACCGGCCCAATGGAGTCAAGTGAAGTACAGCCGTATTGACACACAGTTCCCGTGA